The Pseudobacteroides sp. genome includes the window CTTTGTAACTCTTTGTATCTCATTGATTGTGCTTTTGGAGTCTTCAGCCAATTTTCTTATTTCGTCTGCAACAACCGCAAAGCCTTTCCCAGCTTCTCCTGCTCGTGCTGCTTCTATCGCAGCGTTGAGAGCAAGGAGGTTGGTTTGAGATGATATTTGCAGTATGGCATCGGAGAGTGCTCTTATCTGCTCAATTGCTTTTGCCCGCTCTAATGCAGATTCCAGCTTATTCCTCTCTTTATCATAAATTTCTTGAGTAGCTTGCTGTGATTCAAATGCACTGGATTTAAGTTCATTTGCCCTTATACTAATCTCTCTTGATGCAATTGTCCCTTCTTGAGCTTTTGCTGTTATTGCATCTATTGCAGTTTCCATTTCAGCAGAAGATGCATTCATCTGCTCTGCGGTTGCAGCTGTTTCTTCCATTCCTGATGATAGTTGTTGAACCGTTGCCGATGTAACTTCGATATTTGAATTCAGGTCGGTTAAACATTTGGATATAGCATCTGCTGCTTCTCCGACACTGGTGGAGCAATTATTCACATCAATAATGATGGACCTGATATTGGCAATAAATTTATTAATGCTTAAAGCAAGTTCGCCAATCTCATCTTTTGAGTAAGTATGAATTTGCCGGGTCAAGTCGCCACCATTTTCAGCAAGTGCATTTAGTTCTTTTTTAAATAGCGTGATGGGTTTAATAATGATTTTTGTTATTGATAACCATACTAATGCAGTTGCTATTAATAATGCCAATACGGAAATTATTAATGAAAATATTGCTTTTTGGGTAGATTTTTCAATATTATTAATAGTTGATTCTACATTAATTCTAGATTTATCTTTGAAAAAATCTACACTACTAT containing:
- a CDS encoding methyl-accepting chemotaxis protein, with translation MKSIKYKLMLPVIAIMIFFIFIICIQFITVKNNLQMVKEMNEKSFTTLSKSEDLKLSVVQVQQWLTDISTTRAAKGFDDGFEEAEKYAQNVKTTLNVLIEINPGQKKELDKIREDFDPYYELGKRMANAYINGGPDEGNQIMGEFDKAAKKINSSVDFFKDKSRINVESTINNIEKSTQKAIFSLIISVLALLIATALVWLSITKIIIKPITLFKKELNALAENGGDLTRQIHTYSKDEIGELALSINKFIANIRSIIIDVNNCSTSVGEAADAISKCLTDLNSNIEVTSATVQQLSSGMEETAATAEQMNASSAEMETAIDAITAKAQEGTIASREISIRANELKSSAFESQQATQEIYDKERNKLESALERAKAIEQIRALSDAILQISSQTNLLALNAAIEAARAGEAGKGFAVVADEIRKLAEDSKSTINEIQRVTKEVVSSVENLSDSSRTIMNFMDSNVKRDYQSMLQTGKQYSEDAEFIDSLVSDFSTTTEELSANVEGIIKAINEISMTVNRGAAGTQNIAEKTSQIVIEVNEVQKRMLITMEDARKLKETVLKFSV